The Ralstonia sp. RRA DNA segment GGCGTCGTAAAACGCGTCGTAGTACTCGACAAAATCCGTCTCGATGCGCACCAGGAACACCGCCATGCCGGGGATGATCCCCAGGTACGCCAGGAACACCGGAATGTCATAGATGACCGACGCATGCAGCGGACCAACCACCTGCTGCCCGGTGCCCGGCGCATACCAGAACATGAACTTGTCGAGCCAGATGCCAAGGTTGTACAGCAGCCCGATCAGCATCAACGAAGGATACGCAAACCGCTTGTCGAACACCTCGAACGACAGGAAACGCCGTCCGCTGAAGTTGCGATAGATCAGCCCTGCCATGCCGATCAGCAGACACAACTGCCCCAGCACAAAACCCAGCAGCAGCCCCTCCAGCCCCACACGGTTGAACAGCAGCGCCAGCAGCACCGTGAGCGTGTAGCCGATCAGGAAGATCCACACGATCGCCTTGTACTGCTTCATGCCCGACAGGAAGATCACCGCGATCCAGATGTTGGCCATGACCACGAAGCCCGCCAGCATCAGCACCCGGTAGATGGCCGACTGCTGCGGAAACGCAAACAGCATGACGATGAGCCCCAGGCCGCCCGCCAGCAACGTCATGACCAGCGACACGGCGTGGTAGTTGGGCAGGACGAGGTCGTCGCGCTTCTCGAACAGGCGGTCGGACGTGAAGCGCGTGAAGGCGAGCTGCAGCGGCCCGGTCAAGATCAGGCTCACCGCAATCAAGTAGGTGACCGACACCTGGAACTGCGTGATGAGCGAGCCGGGAATCACGAACGGCAGGCTCAAGATACCGATCAGCAGAATCCCGACGATGGAGAGAATCCACGGGCCGGAGCTGATGATGCCGGCGTAGGTGTAGGCGCGCAGCAGCCCGAGCAGGCTGTCGCGCTTGAGCATCTTGCGGAGCTCGAACCCGATGCCGGCCATCAGCGAGCTCCCTTCTGGTGAGCGTGATGCGGGCAAGCCGCAGCTGCAGTCTTGGCACCCGCTTCCGTGCTCAGATCCGGCAGCATGCGCAAGCGGTCGTATAGCTCGCGATAGGCGCCGACCATCATCTCCTGCGTGTAGTAGCGCTCCACGCGGGCGATGCCTGCGGCCTGCGCTTCATGCCAGCGCGATTCATCACGCAGCAGCGTCAGCACTTCGCCGGCCAGCGCAGCCGGGTCAGCAATGCGCACCACAGCGCCGGCGGCACCCAAGGCGGCGTCGTCGCCTTCCAGGCCGAACAGCAACTGGCGGCACGACCCCACATCAGTGGTGACCGATGGCACACCGGCGGCAAATCCTTCCAGCACCACCAGCGGCAGCGCCTCACTGATGGAGCTCAGCACCAGCACGCCCACCTTGGGCAGGATGTCGTCGATCTTCTGGAAACCGAGAAACTTGATGCGATCACCCAGGCCCAGGCTTTCGGCCAGGCTGTGGCATTCGTGTGCGTATTCCGGGTCTTCGTCTTCCGGGCCGGCGATCCAGCCTTCGGCGTCGGGCATCTCGCGCGTGATGGTCAGCATGGCACGAATGAACGTCTTCACGTCCTTGATCG contains these protein-coding regions:
- the pelG gene encoding exopolysaccharide Pel transporter PelG, which produces MAGIGFELRKMLKRDSLLGLLRAYTYAGIISSGPWILSIVGILLIGILSLPFVIPGSLITQFQVSVTYLIAVSLILTGPLQLAFTRFTSDRLFEKRDDLVLPNYHAVSLVMTLLAGGLGLIVMLFAFPQQSAIYRVLMLAGFVVMANIWIAVIFLSGMKQYKAIVWIFLIGYTLTVLLALLFNRVGLEGLLLGFVLGQLCLLIGMAGLIYRNFSGRRFLSFEVFDKRFAYPSLMLIGLLYNLGIWLDKFMFWYAPGTGQQVVGPLHASVIYDIPVFLAYLGIIPGMAVFLVRIETDFVEYYDAFYDAVRGGASLEHIEDMRNTMVQTIRAGLYEIVKIQAMAALVLFAVGASVLRVLQISELYLPLLYVDTIAASLQVVFLGVLNIFFYLDRRRVVLGLTAAFVVLNGVLTWITLQLGPAWYGYGFAVSLLLVVMASLVILDRKLDRLEYETFMLQ